A single genomic interval of Spinacia oleracea cultivar Varoflay chromosome 6, BTI_SOV_V1, whole genome shotgun sequence harbors:
- the LOC110796840 gene encoding general transcription and DNA repair factor IIH subunit TFB2 isoform X2: MLLITSLGLRKKETSYEMNKKFQINLQKQLIHGGILPREPMASSSVILPSSEELEIYALEQWEHFLLHLISSNQSEKLTNFSSSMMKVFQRGLLSQRDKEASRLTEYGFQFLLMETNAQLWYIIREYIANAEERGVDPANIISFLLELSFHETGQAYNINTLNEVQLNTIKDLSDLGLVKLQQGRKESWFLPTKLATTLSVSLSDTATRKQGYVVVETNFKMYAYSTSKLHCEIMRLFARIEYELPNLIVGAINKESLYNAFDNGITSDQIVSFLQQNAHPRVAEKVPTVPENVTDQIRLWESDLNRVEMAPAQFYDEFPSKDLFEAVCDFAREYGALLWDDSKKMQLVVKGELHNEMREFLRRQKQ; encoded by the exons ATGTTGCTGATCACATCATTGGGATTAAG GAAAAAGGAGACCAGCTATGAAATGAATAAAAAGTTTCAGATTAACCTTCAGAAGCAGCTAATACATGG TGGAATATTACCAAGGGAACCAATGGCTTCAAGTTCTGTGATTCTTCCAAGCTCGGAGGAACTAGAAATCTATGCTCTTGAACAGTGGGAG CATTTCCTGCTGCATCTTATCAGCTCAAACCAATCGGAAAAGCTAACAAACTTCAGTTCTTCAATGATGAAGGTTTTCCAACGTGGCCTCTTGAGTCAAAG AGATAAAGAAGCTTCAAGGTTGACTGAGTATGGCTTCCAGTTCCTG CTGATGGAAACAAATGCACAACTTTGGTATATCATCAGGGAATATATTGCCAACGCTGAG GAACGTGGCGTAGATCCAGCAAATATAATTTCTTTTCTGCTGGAGCTTAGTTTTCACGAGACAGGACAG GCATACAACATCAACACATTGAATGAAGTTCAGCTTAATACAATCAAGGACCTTAGTGATTTGGGATTAGTCAAACTTCAGCAG GGAAGGAAGGAGAGTTGGTTCCTTCCGACAAAGTTGGCTACCACCCTTTCAGTCAGCCTATCAGATACAGCAACTAGGAAACAG GGTTATGTGGTAGTGGAGACAAACTTCAAGATGTATGCTTATTCTACGTCCAAACTACACTGTGAAATTATGCGTCTTTTTGCAAG GATAGAATACGAACTTCCTAATCTCATCGTGGGGGCAATTAATAAAGAAAGCTTGTATAATGCCTTTGATAATGGCATTACTTCAGACCAG ATAGTTTCATTTCTTCAACAAAATGCACATCCTCGTGTAGCTGAGAAAGTACCAACTGTTCCAGAAAATGTCACTGATCAG ATTAGGCTTTGGGAATCAGATTTAAACAGAGTTGAAATGGCACCTGCTCAATTTTATGACGAATTTCCGTCTAAG GATCTATTTGAGGCTGTTTGCGACTTTGCACGGGAATATGGAGCTCTGTTGTGGGATGATTCGAAAAAGATGCAGCTTGTAGTAAAAGGCGAGCTGCATAATGAAATGCGTGAATTTCTCCGCCGCCAGAAACAATAG